The following proteins come from a genomic window of Geomonas sp. RF6:
- a CDS encoding beta-class carbonic anhydrase, whose product MSDTLLERILEANSKFVRPGAFPPLPKNPQKQFAIFTCMDTRLVDFLEPAMGISRGDAKVIKNAGNTVIDPNGGVIRSLVAAVFMLGVEEIFVIGHRDCGMADVDIDSLRGRMTARGIEESAIDALVPELGQWIGAFSCPEENVSRVVGIIRDSPLIPRDVPVHGLIFCPNDGHLEVICNGYE is encoded by the coding sequence ATGTCGGATACGCTGCTCGAGAGAATACTGGAGGCAAACAGCAAGTTTGTCCGCCCGGGAGCGTTCCCCCCGCTCCCGAAGAACCCGCAAAAACAGTTCGCCATCTTCACCTGCATGGATACCAGGCTCGTCGACTTCCTGGAGCCGGCGATGGGGATCAGCCGAGGCGACGCCAAGGTGATAAAGAATGCGGGGAATACCGTCATCGACCCGAACGGCGGGGTGATACGCAGCCTCGTGGCGGCGGTTTTCATGCTGGGGGTGGAGGAGATCTTCGTGATCGGACACCGCGACTGCGGCATGGCTGATGTGGATATAGACTCGCTGAGGGGGAGGATGACGGCGCGCGGCATCGAGGAGAGCGCCATCGACGCCCTGGTCCCCGAGCTCGGTCAGTGGATCGGGGCCTTTTCCTGCCCGGAAGAGAACGTCTCCCGCGTGGTGGGAATCATCCGGGACAGCCCCCTCATTCCGCGTGACGTGCCGGTGCATGGCCTCATATTCTGCCCCAACGACGGGCACCTCGAGGTCATCTGCAACGGTTACGAGTAA
- the trmD gene encoding tRNA (guanosine(37)-N1)-methyltransferase TrmD, which produces MRFDILTLFPAMFDGPLTESILKRAAAAGLIEFGLHNIRDWAFDKHSVTDDYPYGGGAGMVMKVEPLAGCIEAVKKENPASRVVLTTPCGRPFTHSVARELAQEPGLIIICGRYEGVDERVRTLFVDDEISLGDFVLTGGELAATVIVDAVARFVPGVLGCDASAHEDSFADGLLEYPQYTRPPEFRGLKVPDILLSGNHAEIAKWRRKESLLRTRACRPELLDAMELSAADKKLLNEGRK; this is translated from the coding sequence ATGAGATTCGACATTCTGACGCTCTTCCCGGCGATGTTCGACGGACCGCTGACGGAGAGCATACTGAAGCGGGCTGCGGCCGCGGGACTCATCGAGTTCGGGCTGCACAACATCCGCGACTGGGCCTTCGACAAGCACAGCGTCACCGACGACTACCCGTACGGCGGTGGCGCCGGGATGGTCATGAAGGTCGAGCCGCTGGCCGGCTGCATCGAGGCGGTGAAGAAGGAAAACCCCGCCTCCAGGGTGGTCCTCACCACCCCCTGCGGACGCCCCTTCACGCACTCGGTTGCGCGGGAGCTCGCGCAGGAGCCGGGACTCATCATCATCTGCGGACGGTATGAAGGTGTGGACGAGAGGGTCCGCACCCTTTTTGTCGATGACGAGATCTCGCTGGGGGACTTCGTCCTCACCGGAGGGGAGCTCGCAGCGACGGTGATCGTCGACGCCGTCGCCCGCTTCGTTCCGGGGGTGCTCGGCTGCGACGCCTCGGCCCACGAGGACTCATTCGCCGACGGGCTTCTGGAATATCCGCAGTACACGAGGCCGCCGGAGTTCAGGGGGCTGAAGGTGCCGGACATCCTCCTCTCGGGCAATCACGCGGAGATCGCCAAGTGGCGACGGAAGGAATCGCTCCTGAGGACTCGGGCATGCCGCCCGGAGCTGCTGGACGCGATGGAGCTTTCCGCGGCTGACAAGAAGCTCCTCAACGAGGGGCGAAAATGA
- a CDS encoding IS30 family transposase, with protein MSHTHLTENERYVISHLKVAKFSLREIGRRLGRHHTSIMREIARNGPTYPDGVYWYTFTHGTALKRRHQPRSFRRQDNADLVAYVEEKLMLDWPPEAIAARLKMDFPMDRAMRISHETIYRWIYLDAREGGELHKHLRRRRRNRRRQTRYCAGRRFIPGRVSIKERPAVVGTRERFGDWEGDTLHGAKGAGNLATYVERKSRFLLAARLADRRAATMTDHSARCFSPLPEILCQTVTVDNGSEFAEFKDLETKTGLTVYFADPYASWQRGTNENTNGILRHYFPKGFDFRTLSEEEIQQVVKQVNDRPRKCLGYRTPAEVLRASFGGAFTT; from the coding sequence ATGTCCCACACGCATCTTACAGAAAATGAGCGATATGTCATCAGCCATTTGAAGGTGGCGAAATTTAGCCTTCGCGAAATCGGCCGTAGGCTTGGACGCCATCACACAAGCATCATGCGCGAGATTGCGCGCAACGGCCCGACATACCCCGATGGAGTTTACTGGTACACCTTCACGCATGGCACTGCGCTTAAACGTCGTCACCAGCCCAGGTCTTTCCGGCGGCAGGACAACGCCGATCTGGTCGCTTACGTTGAAGAGAAATTGATGCTGGATTGGCCACCTGAAGCCATTGCCGCCAGGCTCAAAATGGATTTCCCAATGGACCGGGCGATGCGCATCAGTCATGAAACCATCTACCGCTGGATTTACCTAGACGCCAGAGAAGGTGGCGAGCTTCACAAGCATCTTCGCCGTCGGAGGCGGAATCGCCGTAGGCAAACGCGCTACTGCGCAGGACGGCGGTTCATTCCGGGTCGAGTCTCAATTAAGGAGAGGCCGGCAGTAGTTGGTACCAGAGAACGATTTGGGGACTGGGAAGGCGACACGCTGCACGGTGCGAAAGGCGCAGGAAACCTTGCCACGTACGTTGAGCGCAAGAGCCGCTTTTTACTTGCCGCAAGACTCGCAGACAGAAGGGCCGCAACCATGACGGATCATAGCGCGAGGTGCTTCAGCCCTCTGCCCGAGATCCTCTGCCAGACAGTAACCGTTGATAACGGTAGTGAGTTTGCGGAATTCAAAGATCTGGAAACTAAGACAGGGCTTACCGTGTATTTCGCGGATCCTTATGCGTCTTGGCAGCGTGGCACCAATGAGAACACAAACGGCATCTTGCGGCACTACTTTCCGAAGGGGTTCGACTTCAGGACCCTATCAGAGGAAGAAATTCAGCAGGTCGTGAAACAGGTCAACGATCGACCACGAAAGTGCCTCGGCTACCGGACTCCTGCGGAAGTTCTGCGTGCATCATTCGGTGGTGCATTTACAACTTGA
- a CDS encoding DUF4149 domain-containing protein — protein MRILIVLYRLAVSLWFGGAALFTFVLTPTLFRNEMRDVAGRIVGLLFPGYFRWGLACGVVALIARAIVRGYFLTTSSAIIVVMLILCSVQAFVIEPRAAELKRKIGSFEQTSKDDPLRQEFSKLHGVSAGCNLLVIVGGATLVALF, from the coding sequence GTGCGCATACTGATCGTCCTCTACCGTCTTGCGGTCTCGCTCTGGTTTGGCGGCGCCGCCCTTTTCACCTTCGTCCTTACCCCCACCCTTTTCCGAAACGAGATGAGGGACGTCGCCGGCCGCATCGTGGGGCTCCTCTTCCCCGGGTATTTCCGCTGGGGGCTCGCCTGCGGGGTCGTCGCCCTCATTGCCCGCGCCATTGTCAGGGGGTACTTCCTCACCACCAGCTCCGCGATCATCGTGGTGATGCTCATCCTCTGCTCGGTGCAGGCATTCGTCATCGAGCCGCGCGCGGCGGAATTGAAGCGAAAGATCGGCTCTTTCGAGCAGACCAGCAAGGACGATCCGCTGCGCCAGGAGTTTTCCAAACTGCACGGGGTATCGGCCGGGTGCAACCTCCTCGTCATCGTCGGCGGCGCGACCCTCGTGGCGCTCTTCTGA
- the rsmI gene encoding 16S rRNA (cytidine(1402)-2'-O)-methyltransferase, with protein MSPGTLYIVATPIGNLEDITLRALRILKEVDLIAAEDTRHSRKLLSHFGISKPLTSYFDHNKTLKGAQILEKLQEGLSVALITDAGTPCISDPGYQLVRDAVAAGISVVPLPGACAAIVALSASGLPTDHFTFAGFLPNKQGKRKERLQALSSEKGVVIFYESPKRVVASLRDMLEILGDREIVVGRELTKMFEEFLRGRVSAVIDQIEGREVRGEVAILVSAAEEDVEQEAPPLEDLLRRYLDEGVTVKDAVKRVVAETGLPKGVVYAEALRVKG; from the coding sequence ATGTCGCCAGGAACTCTTTACATTGTCGCTACTCCGATCGGAAACCTGGAGGACATCACCCTCCGGGCGCTGCGCATCCTCAAGGAAGTAGATCTCATTGCCGCGGAAGATACCCGCCACTCCCGCAAGCTCCTGAGCCACTTCGGGATCTCCAAGCCCCTTACCTCCTACTTCGACCACAACAAGACGCTGAAGGGCGCACAGATCCTCGAGAAGCTGCAGGAAGGGCTCTCCGTGGCGCTCATCACCGATGCCGGCACCCCCTGCATCTCCGACCCCGGATACCAGCTGGTACGCGACGCCGTTGCCGCGGGGATCTCCGTGGTGCCGCTGCCGGGGGCCTGCGCCGCCATTGTTGCCTTGAGCGCGTCCGGTCTCCCCACCGACCACTTCACCTTCGCCGGATTTCTCCCCAACAAGCAGGGGAAGCGAAAGGAGCGGCTGCAGGCGCTCTCGTCGGAGAAGGGGGTGGTGATCTTCTACGAATCACCGAAGCGGGTCGTGGCGTCGCTGCGCGACATGCTGGAGATCCTTGGGGACCGCGAAATCGTGGTAGGGCGTGAGCTCACGAAGATGTTCGAGGAATTCCTGCGCGGGCGCGTCTCCGCGGTCATCGACCAGATTGAGGGGCGTGAGGTGCGCGGCGAGGTGGCGATTCTCGTGTCCGCTGCCGAGGAGGACGTGGAGCAGGAAGCGCCTCCGCTGGAGGATCTGCTGCGTCGCTATCTCGATGAAGGGGTGACCGTGAAGGACGCGGTAAAACGGGTGGTTGCCGAGACAGGACTGCCGAAAGGGGTGGTCTACGCGGAGGCGCTGCGGGTGAAGGGGTAA
- a CDS encoding RNA methyltransferase: MANAQNLSIALVHYPVYDKNGDLVATAVTNLDIHDIARSGRTYGISRYYIVTPVVEQQKLVEKIRLHWLEGWGATYNPKRKAALETIQIESSIALALADIEKRTGKRAKTVVTGAAGRPNSISFKELSGLLEEPEQPYLLLLGTGWGLSKEIFDQSDYVLEPISGGGDYNHLSVRSAAAIMLDRLFGR; the protein is encoded by the coding sequence ATGGCCAACGCGCAGAATTTAAGCATCGCTCTGGTCCACTACCCGGTCTACGACAAAAACGGCGACCTGGTGGCGACCGCGGTGACCAATCTGGACATACACGACATAGCCCGTTCCGGCCGCACCTACGGAATCTCGCGCTACTACATCGTGACCCCGGTGGTCGAGCAGCAGAAGCTGGTGGAAAAGATCAGGCTGCACTGGCTCGAGGGGTGGGGCGCCACCTACAATCCGAAGCGGAAGGCGGCGCTGGAGACGATACAGATCGAGAGCTCGATCGCTTTGGCCTTGGCCGACATCGAGAAGCGCACGGGGAAGAGGGCGAAGACGGTCGTGACGGGCGCCGCGGGGCGACCGAACAGTATCAGCTTCAAGGAATTATCCGGTCTCCTGGAGGAGCCTGAGCAGCCGTATCTCTTGCTGCTCGGCACAGGCTGGGGGCTGAGCAAAGAAATCTTTGACCAGAGTGATTACGTGCTGGAGCCGATCAGCGGGGGTGGCGACTACAACCACCTTTCTGTGCGCTCCGCGGCGGCGATCATGCTGGATCGGCTTTTCGGGCGCTAG
- the rplS gene encoding 50S ribosomal protein L19 encodes MNKIDYIEMEQMKKNIPPFLPGDTVKVQVKIVEGDKSRIQAFQGVCLGRQNGGIRESFTVRKISNGVGVERVFPLHSPSIEGIEVVTRGQVRRAKLYYLRKLRGKASRIKERKYVAGQ; translated from the coding sequence ATGAACAAGATTGATTACATCGAAATGGAGCAGATGAAGAAGAACATCCCGCCGTTCCTGCCGGGCGACACCGTCAAGGTGCAGGTAAAGATCGTCGAGGGCGACAAGAGTCGTATCCAGGCGTTCCAGGGCGTGTGCCTCGGCCGTCAGAACGGTGGGATCCGCGAATCCTTCACCGTGCGCAAGATTTCCAACGGCGTTGGCGTCGAGAGGGTGTTCCCGCTGCACTCCCCGTCGATCGAAGGGATCGAAGTTGTGACCCGCGGTCAGGTCCGTCGCGCGAAGCTCTACTACCTGCGCAAGCTGCGTGGCAAGGCTTCGAGGATCAAGGAAAGAAAGTACGTCGCAGGTCAGTAA
- a CDS encoding KH domain-containing protein encodes MKELVETIAKALVDDPSQVRATEEFEEETTVIKLTVAKEDMGRIIGKEGRTAKAIRTLLNAVSTKDNKKAILKIVE; translated from the coding sequence ATGAAAGAGCTTGTAGAGACCATTGCCAAAGCGCTTGTAGATGATCCGAGTCAGGTGAGAGCAACCGAGGAGTTTGAGGAAGAAACGACAGTCATCAAGCTCACTGTGGCGAAAGAGGATATGGGGCGGATAATCGGAAAGGAAGGGCGCACGGCGAAGGCCATCCGCACTCTTCTCAATGCTGTTTCTACAAAGGACAACAAGAAGGCGATCCTCAAGATAGTAGAGTAG
- a CDS encoding YraN family protein, translating into MQGAGSNQSLGEMGESIAVTFLKGAGFTIVERNFTCVCGELDIIAREGRTIVFVEVKCRRNRIFGPPQLAVTPFKQRQISKAALVWLSKKKLYDAEARFDVVAIVLRKDDLPEIEHVRNAFDLAFE; encoded by the coding sequence ATGCAGGGAGCAGGCAGCAACCAGTCTCTCGGCGAAATGGGTGAGTCGATTGCAGTGACCTTTTTGAAAGGTGCTGGATTCACCATTGTTGAGAGAAATTTCACCTGTGTCTGTGGTGAACTCGACATAATAGCCAGAGAAGGTCGGACCATAGTTTTTGTGGAGGTCAAATGCCGGAGAAACAGGATCTTTGGTCCTCCTCAGCTGGCGGTGACCCCCTTCAAGCAGCGCCAGATCTCCAAGGCGGCGCTGGTGTGGCTTTCCAAAAAGAAACTGTACGATGCTGAAGCGCGGTTCGATGTCGTCGCCATCGTGCTGCGCAAGGATGACCTGCCGGAAATCGAGCATGTCCGCAACGCCTTTGATCTCGCCTTTGAATGA
- a CDS encoding ribonuclease HII — protein MTTLNLFDNSPTDPLWFEAEALRHGYRYVAGVDEAGRGPLAGPVVAAAVILPEGLILEGADDSKKLTAAKRDELFDVIMKEALSVGVGIGDHILIDDINILQATLNAMCQAVAALTPAPDFILIDGISKIPLPTPQRTIKKGDSLSLSISAASIIAKVTRDRLMLEYDALYPGYGFADHKGYAAASHLDAIAKLGPCPIHRKSFSGVKEHLPEVPAASSSQNLLLGGFYS, from the coding sequence ATGACGACCCTGAATCTTTTCGACAACTCCCCGACGGACCCCCTGTGGTTCGAGGCCGAGGCGCTGCGCCACGGCTATCGCTACGTCGCGGGGGTCGACGAGGCGGGGCGCGGGCCGCTCGCCGGACCGGTCGTCGCCGCGGCGGTCATCCTTCCAGAGGGGCTCATCCTCGAGGGGGCGGACGATTCCAAGAAGCTCACCGCTGCGAAGCGCGACGAGCTCTTCGATGTCATCATGAAGGAGGCGCTTTCCGTCGGCGTCGGCATCGGCGACCATATCCTCATCGACGACATCAATATCCTCCAGGCCACCCTCAATGCCATGTGCCAGGCGGTGGCTGCCCTCACTCCCGCACCTGATTTCATCCTCATAGACGGGATCTCCAAAATCCCGCTCCCCACGCCGCAGCGTACGATTAAAAAAGGGGACTCCCTCAGCCTCTCCATCTCGGCCGCCTCCATCATCGCGAAGGTTACCCGGGACCGCCTGATGCTCGAGTACGACGCGCTTTACCCCGGCTACGGCTTTGCCGACCACAAGGGGTACGCTGCGGCCTCCCACCTCGACGCCATCGCGAAGCTTGGCCCCTGCCCCATTCATCGCAAGTCATTCTCCGGCGTGAAGGAACATCTCCCGGAAGTGCCGGCTGCTTCCTCCTCTCAAAACCTTCTGCTCGGTGGATTCTATTCTTAA
- the rimM gene encoding ribosome maturation factor RimM (Essential for efficient processing of 16S rRNA) → MSSKTVVIGKIQGTHGVRGQLRVIPFAGSASSLLALKSVQVKVASGAAETFPVVKAQLHGNRVILSLKPFDNINQVLHLVGGEILALREQLPELEEDEYYWSDLLGLQVSTTEGEHLGELVDIIETGSNDVYVVAKDGREVLIPALEDVIVAVDIPAGTMTVALPEGLLEP, encoded by the coding sequence ATGTCCAGCAAAACCGTAGTGATCGGCAAAATCCAAGGTACCCACGGGGTCCGGGGGCAACTCCGGGTCATCCCCTTTGCGGGAAGTGCCTCGAGCCTTCTCGCGCTCAAATCGGTCCAGGTGAAGGTCGCCTCCGGGGCGGCCGAAACCTTTCCCGTTGTGAAAGCGCAGCTCCACGGCAATCGGGTGATCCTTTCACTGAAGCCGTTCGACAATATCAACCAGGTGCTGCACCTGGTTGGGGGCGAGATCCTGGCGCTGCGCGAGCAGCTCCCGGAGCTCGAGGAAGACGAATACTACTGGTCGGATCTCCTCGGTCTTCAGGTCTCCACCACAGAGGGGGAGCACCTGGGAGAGCTGGTGGATATCATAGAGACCGGCTCCAACGACGTCTACGTGGTGGCAAAGGACGGGCGCGAGGTGCTGATCCCCGCGCTGGAGGATGTGATCGTTGCGGTGGACATTCCTGCCGGGACGATGACCGTGGCCCTCCCCGAGGGACTCCTCGAGCCATGA
- a CDS encoding glucose-6-phosphate isomerase: protein MDKLTLWARYKERLCACSDLGLILDTSRMNFSDSFVSEMEPRMQEAYRAMSLLEGGGIANPDERRMVGHYWLRAPELAPDGELAAEIQSTVTRIRSFVESVHSGSVTAPGGSRFSRLLVIGIGGSALGPQFVADSLGGTVDKMRPYFFDNTDPDGMDRVVSELGDALRETLVVVISKSGGTKETRNGMLEAKKAFTWAGLDFPRYAVAITGVGSELDQTASQEGWLARFPMWDWVGGRTSVTSAVGLLPAALQGVNIEELLEGARLCDRITRQPDTKKNPAALLALSWYHGTGGTGAKDMVILPYKDRLLLFSRYLQQLIMESLGKEKDLEGKVVRQGISVYGNKGSTDQHAYVQQLREGVANFFVTFIEVLKDREGRSMEVEPGATTGDYLTGFFLGTRSALYENGRESVTITVEEISPASIGALIALYERAVGFYATLVNVNAYHQPGVEAGKKAAEAVLKLQGEIVKLMHAQEGKEYTAEECAEALGSRDDAETVFKVLLHLAANPDHGIVMERSERIWESRFKGAALGFYEI from the coding sequence ATGGATAAGCTGACCCTCTGGGCGCGCTACAAAGAGCGCCTCTGCGCATGCAGTGACCTCGGCCTCATCCTTGATACAAGTCGCATGAATTTTTCTGACAGCTTCGTTTCCGAAATGGAGCCGCGCATGCAGGAGGCGTATCGGGCCATGTCGCTTCTGGAGGGGGGAGGTATCGCCAATCCGGACGAGCGCCGCATGGTAGGACACTATTGGCTGAGAGCGCCCGAACTCGCGCCAGATGGTGAGCTCGCCGCAGAGATCCAGTCCACCGTCACGAGGATCCGCTCCTTTGTCGAGAGCGTGCACAGCGGCTCCGTCACAGCGCCCGGAGGCTCGCGCTTCAGCCGTCTCCTGGTGATCGGCATCGGCGGCTCCGCGCTGGGGCCCCAGTTCGTGGCGGACAGCCTGGGAGGGACGGTCGACAAGATGCGTCCCTACTTCTTCGACAACACCGATCCCGACGGGATGGACCGGGTGGTCTCGGAACTCGGCGATGCGTTGCGGGAAACGCTGGTGGTGGTGATATCGAAAAGCGGCGGCACGAAGGAGACGAGAAACGGGATGCTAGAGGCGAAGAAAGCCTTCACCTGGGCCGGACTCGATTTCCCCCGCTATGCCGTCGCCATCACAGGGGTCGGGAGCGAACTCGACCAGACCGCATCGCAGGAGGGGTGGCTCGCGCGGTTTCCGATGTGGGACTGGGTAGGGGGCAGAACCTCCGTCACCTCGGCGGTCGGCCTTCTCCCTGCAGCGCTGCAGGGGGTGAATATCGAGGAGCTGCTGGAAGGTGCCCGCCTGTGCGACCGCATCACGCGGCAGCCGGACACGAAGAAGAACCCCGCCGCGCTCCTTGCCCTCTCCTGGTATCACGGCACCGGCGGCACCGGTGCGAAGGACATGGTGATACTGCCGTACAAGGACAGGCTTCTCCTCTTCTCCCGCTACCTGCAGCAGCTCATCATGGAGTCGCTCGGGAAGGAAAAGGACCTGGAAGGGAAAGTCGTGCGCCAGGGGATCAGCGTCTACGGGAACAAGGGGTCCACAGACCAGCACGCCTACGTGCAACAGCTGCGGGAGGGTGTGGCGAACTTCTTCGTGACCTTCATAGAGGTGCTCAAGGACCGCGAGGGGAGATCGATGGAGGTGGAGCCGGGCGCCACCACCGGCGACTACCTGACCGGATTCTTCCTCGGCACCCGCAGCGCGCTTTACGAAAACGGGAGGGAATCGGTGACGATCACGGTGGAGGAGATCTCCCCGGCATCGATCGGAGCGCTCATCGCCCTGTACGAGCGTGCCGTCGGCTTCTACGCCACCCTCGTGAACGTCAATGCCTACCACCAGCCGGGAGTCGAGGCGGGCAAAAAGGCGGCAGAGGCGGTGCTGAAGCTGCAGGGAGAGATTGTGAAGCTGATGCACGCGCAGGAAGGGAAGGAATACACCGCCGAGGAGTGTGCCGAGGCGCTCGGCTCGCGCGATGATGCGGAGACGGTTTTCAAGGTGCTCCTGCACCTGGCGGCAAACCCCGATCACGGGATCGTCATGGAGAGGTCGGAAAGGATCTGGGAGAGCCGGTTCAAGGGAGCGGCACTCGGTTTCTACGAGATATAG
- a CDS encoding polyprenyl synthetase family protein — translation MDAALALIGEDLKNVELQFKKDLQSDVPLIRKVGEYVLSSGGKRIRPALLLLSAQLCGYFGERSVPLASVVEFIHTATLLHDDVVDNANLRRGLASANTLWGNEASVLVGDFLFSKSFSLMVADGDLRILKALADATTIISEGEVLQLVCTSDLDITVERYLEVVRCKTAILLSAACEVGAILGEVSPELRQNITDYGMELGVAFQLMDDILDYTATEEQFGKSIGHDLEEGKITLPLIHTLKCCTADEREVIGGIVEKDLLSDEDFAQVFGLVHRYGGIEHTIEAARGHVAQCKKHLEAFPPSPARDALAELAEYVVTRAK, via the coding sequence ATGGATGCAGCGCTTGCCCTCATTGGGGAAGACCTGAAGAATGTGGAATTGCAGTTTAAGAAGGACCTGCAGTCGGACGTACCGCTGATTCGCAAGGTGGGGGAGTATGTGCTTTCCAGTGGCGGAAAGCGCATCAGACCGGCCCTCCTTCTCCTCTCCGCGCAGCTTTGCGGCTACTTCGGCGAGCGCAGCGTTCCCCTTGCCAGCGTCGTCGAGTTCATCCACACCGCAACCCTTCTTCATGACGACGTCGTAGACAATGCGAACCTGAGAAGGGGCCTCGCCTCCGCCAACACCCTCTGGGGTAACGAGGCGTCCGTGCTCGTCGGCGATTTCCTCTTTTCCAAGTCCTTCTCCCTCATGGTCGCGGACGGCGACCTGCGGATCCTGAAGGCGCTCGCCGATGCCACCACCATCATCTCCGAAGGGGAAGTGCTGCAGCTCGTCTGCACCTCCGACCTCGACATCACCGTAGAGCGCTACCTTGAAGTCGTGCGCTGCAAGACGGCTATCCTCCTGTCGGCTGCCTGCGAAGTCGGCGCCATTCTCGGCGAGGTCTCGCCGGAACTGCGCCAGAATATAACGGATTACGGGATGGAACTCGGGGTCGCCTTCCAGCTCATGGACGACATCCTCGACTACACCGCCACCGAGGAGCAGTTTGGCAAGAGTATCGGCCACGACCTCGAGGAAGGAAAGATCACCCTCCCGCTGATCCACACCCTCAAGTGCTGCACCGCCGACGAGCGCGAGGTGATCGGGGGGATCGTGGAAAAGGACCTCCTCTCCGACGAGGACTTCGCCCAGGTCTTCGGCCTGGTGCACCGCTACGGCGGGATCGAGCACACCATAGAGGCCGCCCGCGGCCACGTGGCGCAGTGCAAGAAGCACCTGGAGGCGTTCCCGCCGTCTCCCGCCCGCGACGCCCTGGCGGAGCTGGCAGAATACGTCGTTACCCGCGCTAAATAA
- the rpsP gene encoding 30S ribosomal protein S16, with translation MSIKIRLARAGAKKKPFYQVVVADCRARRDGRFIENVGTYDPNKNPAVANLSEEKTLEWLGKGAQPTDTVKQILKKAGIWEKYKAV, from the coding sequence ATGTCGATCAAGATCAGGCTCGCTCGCGCCGGCGCAAAGAAGAAGCCCTTTTACCAGGTAGTTGTTGCGGACTGCCGTGCACGCAGGGATGGACGTTTCATCGAGAACGTCGGTACCTACGACCCCAACAAGAACCCGGCCGTGGCAAACCTGTCTGAAGAGAAGACTCTCGAATGGCTCGGCAAGGGCGCCCAGCCCACCGACACGGTTAAGCAGATCCTCAAGAAGGCAGGTATCTGGGAGAAGTACAAGGCCGTCTAA